ATTAGCTCACTTGAAGAATACACAGACAACTAATCTTTTCCACTGGACAACAAAGAATATCCATTCTACACCTATAACATTAGTTATACAGCATAAAAAGGAGATTAAGATATGGTGGATAATAACTTTATAATACAAAGAATTAGAAGTATGTATTTGGAATATGGAGTTAATACAGCATTTCTTGATGCCCTGGATGATGAACATATAATAAAGGGCATGAAGGGAGTCCTGGCGGAATTAGATGTAAACAAAAATAGGAATTATGAACCGGAGGATATAAAGTTTATTCAGGAAGTTTACTCGTTGTTCTGTTAATAAAAATCGAGGGTATCCCTCAAGTCATTTTAGATTTTTGAGATATCCTCGATATTCTATACTTTATTTTGTTGCACAGATTGTATCAAATTCTTCTTGTAACGCTTTCAGATCCTGGCGGATGTTCAGCTTTTGTGGACAAGCCTCTTCACACTGACCACATTCTACGCAGTTCTTTGCCTTTTGGTCATCTTCAAAGGAATTCCATAGCCATCTTGCTTCCCCTTTGTTCTCATATCTTCCATATTCGTTCCATACGCGGAAGTTCCTTGGTATATTGACTCCGGCAGGGCATGGCATACAATAGTTGCAGCCTGTACAACCGTTCCTCACTCTGTTTTTCAGGATGGTAGCCACTTCCTTTACTGCCTTCTGCTCTTCCTCACTTAATGGTGTGAAATGCTTAAAGGTGTTCAAATTATCCTGAACCTGTTCTTCATCCGACATTCCGCTGAGGATGACTTTTACATTCGGTAATGAGCCAACCCATCTTAATGCCCAGGAAGCTGGACTCTTACCGGGGGTTACTGTTTTAAAGCAGTCTACAGCGTTATCAGGAAGCTTCGCCAGAGAACCTCCCTTAACCGGCTCCATTATAACTAAGGGGACACCAAGCTCTTCAGACAGCTGATAGCCCTTTAGTCCGGCCTGGATATCTGTATCCATATAGTTTAGCTGGATTTGACAGAA
The nucleotide sequence above comes from Variimorphobacter saccharofermentans. Encoded proteins:
- a CDS encoding aldo/keto reductase, with the translated sequence MELREFKNLNIKTSLLGFGCMRFPLNKDGGIDEERSKKMIDTAYQQGVNYFDTAYTYHDGKSEIVTGKILDQYDRNTYYLATKLPLWLVNSLEDAERLFNEQLKKLHKDYIDFYLLHAFNRDSFQKMVKLGVIDFMDRLKEEGKIRYIGFSFHDDYDVFETIIKHRHWDFCQIQLNYMDTDIQAGLKGYQLSEELGVPLVIMEPVKGGSLAKLPDNAVDCFKTVTPGKSPASWALRWVGSLPNVKVILSGMSDEEQVQDNLNTFKHFTPLSEEEQKAVKEVATILKNRVRNGCTGCNYCMPCPAGVNIPRNFRVWNEYGRYENKGEARWLWNSFEDDQKAKNCVECGQCEEACPQKLNIRQDLKALQEEFDTICATK